From the genome of Pantoea alfalfae, one region includes:
- the priA gene encoding primosomal protein N' — translation MPVVQVALPVPLPRLFDYLPPQGVQPVIGGRVSVPFGNRRMIGIVVSFRDSSDLPEAQLKRVVEVLDSESLYPPSLWRILNWAASYYHSPQGEVLSHAIPVLLRQGKAAQDNPLWRWEITEQGRETAPESLKRAPKQQQALAALRQQPLYRHQVSEHDLTEATLQALRAKGLCELHEHQPQMHDWRTTYAVKGERLRLNTDQAMAVGAIRADDEHYAAWLLAGITGSGKTEVYLSVLENVLARGKQALVLVPEIGLTPQTIARFRERFDAPIDVLHSALNDSERLAVWLRARRGETAIVIGTRSALFTPLARPGVIIIDEEHDSSYKQQEGWRYQARDLAVFRAHEEDIPIVMGSATPALETLHNVRSGKYRQLDLTKRAGNARPALQQLIDLKGVQLIGGLAPGLIGKIRQHLQADNQVLLFLNRRGFSPALLCHDCGWIAECTRCDRYYTLHQHHRQLRCHHCDSQRPLPNQCPQCGSTHLLPVGVGTEQLEQQLGTLFPGVPVSRIDRDTTSRKGALEQHLADVHRGGARILVGTQMLAKGHHFPDVTLVSLLDVDGALFSADFRAAERFAQLYTQVAGRAGRAGKQGEVMLQTHHPEHPLLQTLLHQGYSAFAQQALLERQAVHLPPWSRHALFRAEDMDNQQAAEFLQQLRNLLEASPLNDKAMWFMGPLPALQPKRSGRWRWQLLLQHPSRQRLQQLLSSSLPLVSTLPAARKVKWTLDIDPTES, via the coding sequence ATGCCCGTTGTTCAGGTTGCCCTGCCCGTCCCCTTGCCCCGCCTGTTTGATTATCTGCCGCCTCAGGGTGTGCAGCCGGTCATTGGCGGGCGCGTGAGTGTGCCCTTTGGCAATCGCAGAATGATCGGGATTGTGGTCTCCTTTCGTGACAGCAGCGATCTGCCGGAAGCACAGCTCAAGCGCGTGGTTGAGGTGCTGGACAGTGAGTCTCTCTATCCCCCGTCGCTGTGGCGCATCCTGAACTGGGCCGCCAGCTACTACCACTCGCCGCAGGGTGAAGTGCTGAGCCACGCGATTCCGGTGCTACTGCGCCAGGGCAAAGCGGCGCAGGACAATCCCCTATGGCGCTGGGAAATTACCGAGCAGGGCCGTGAAACCGCGCCGGAAAGTTTAAAGCGCGCCCCGAAACAGCAGCAGGCGCTGGCAGCACTGCGTCAGCAACCGCTCTATCGGCATCAGGTCAGTGAACACGATCTTACCGAGGCAACATTACAGGCATTGCGGGCTAAAGGATTATGCGAACTGCATGAGCATCAGCCGCAGATGCACGACTGGCGCACCACTTATGCTGTAAAAGGCGAACGGCTGCGACTGAATACCGATCAGGCGATGGCCGTGGGTGCGATTCGGGCAGATGATGAACACTATGCCGCCTGGCTGCTGGCGGGCATCACCGGCTCCGGCAAAACTGAGGTTTACCTCAGCGTGCTGGAAAATGTGCTGGCACGGGGTAAACAGGCGCTGGTGCTGGTGCCGGAGATTGGCTTAACCCCACAAACGATTGCCCGCTTTCGGGAACGTTTTGATGCGCCCATCGATGTGCTGCACTCTGCATTAAATGACAGTGAACGGCTGGCGGTCTGGTTACGTGCCCGGCGCGGCGAAACGGCGATTGTGATTGGTACCCGCTCGGCGCTGTTTACGCCGCTGGCTCGTCCTGGCGTCATCATTATTGATGAAGAGCATGACAGCTCCTACAAACAGCAGGAAGGCTGGCGCTATCAGGCGCGCGATCTGGCTGTGTTCCGTGCCCATGAAGAGGATATCCCGATTGTCATGGGCTCGGCGACACCGGCTCTGGAGACGCTGCACAATGTCCGCAGCGGCAAGTATCGCCAGCTCGACCTGACAAAGCGCGCCGGCAACGCCCGACCGGCGCTGCAACAGCTTATCGATTTAAAAGGCGTGCAGCTGATCGGCGGCCTGGCACCGGGTCTGATTGGTAAAATACGCCAGCATCTGCAGGCCGACAATCAGGTGTTGCTGTTTCTTAACCGCCGCGGCTTTTCACCCGCCCTGCTCTGTCACGACTGCGGCTGGATTGCCGAGTGTACCCGCTGTGACCGCTACTACACCCTGCATCAGCACCACCGTCAGCTACGCTGCCATCATTGCGACAGCCAGCGTCCGCTACCTAATCAGTGCCCGCAGTGTGGCTCAACCCATCTGCTGCCGGTCGGCGTCGGTACTGAGCAGCTGGAGCAGCAGCTCGGCACACTCTTCCCTGGCGTGCCGGTGTCGCGCATCGATCGCGATACCACCAGCCGCAAAGGTGCCCTGGAGCAGCATCTGGCTGACGTCCATCGTGGCGGCGCACGTATCCTGGTCGGCACCCAGATGCTGGCCAAGGGCCACCACTTCCCCGATGTCACACTGGTCTCGCTGCTGGATGTTGATGGTGCCCTGTTCTCAGCCGATTTCCGTGCGGCGGAGCGCTTTGCTCAGCTCTACACCCAGGTCGCCGGCCGTGCTGGCCGTGCCGGAAAGCAGGGTGAGGTGATGCTGCAGACTCACCATCCGGAACACCCCTTACTGCAGACACTGCTGCATCAGGGTTATTCAGCCTTTGCCCAGCAGGCGCTGCTGGAGCGACAGGCGGTTCACCTGCCACCCTGGAGCCGCCATGCGCTGTTCCGCGCGGAAGATATGGATAACCAGCAGGCAGCCGAATTTTTGCAACAACTTCGTAACCTGCTGGAGGCGAGCCCGCTGAATGACAAGGCGATGTGGTTTATGGGTCCGTTGCCCGCTTTGCAGCCCAAACGCAGTGGACGCTGGCGCTGGCAACTGCTGTTGCAGCATCCTTCCCGGCAACGTCTGCAACAGTTACTGAGCAGTTCGTTGCCGCTGGTTTCAACGCTCCCCGCTGCGCGCAAAGTGAAATGGACGCTGGATATCGACCCGACCGAGAGCTGA
- the rpmE gene encoding 50S ribosomal protein L31: MKQGIHPKYEAVTIKCTCGNEIHTRSTLTHELNLDVCGKCHPFYTGKQREVATGGRVDRFNKRFSVPGAKK; the protein is encoded by the coding sequence ATGAAACAAGGTATTCACCCGAAATACGAAGCAGTTACTATCAAATGTACCTGCGGCAACGAGATCCACACCCGTTCAACACTGACTCACGAACTGAACCTGGACGTTTGTGGCAAATGCCACCCGTTCTATACCGGTAAGCAGCGTGAAGTGGCAACTGGTGGCCGTGTTGACCGCTTTAACAAGCGTTTCAGCGTGCCAGGCGCTAAAAAATAA
- a CDS encoding filamentous hemagglutinin N-terminal domain-containing protein encodes MATLCSQPALAALNTYTHANGSTVVNINQADANGLSHNMYQNFNVTSDGMVLNNSTTDLVRDKGDLARNSNLDKSASLILNEVISKSSSSLNGYIEVAGQKADVIIANPNGITCSGCSFINTGRATLTTGTPTFTEGALTGFNVAKGTITVNGNGLKGADYTDLLAQKINIQGQIATTQLQAIAGIYDYNIASGSATATGTAKAYGNTIDVSALGGSTAGIIQLQTTDAGAGVNNSGILNATNLYIAANGTLTNSGTIETGLLSATAGGSITNRGTLSASQAVLQTTDAFTNNGTIKTTDYATIVSLGKISNNNNAQIDAAGAVNIVSLAGNIENRGTITTPKTLAMQTGYNTVDGVVTAVANTSLLNSGAIQAGNLSMNAVKEVSLLSGGDVTSQGTAYVSAIKVSNAATLTAQSASVMANEVSNQGVMQATGLLNVSGKNGISNSGTMKAETLTLATDKKISNSSCLLWVLCSKGTMSADKISITAPKIAAIGDLDGTYTTQVLELNKPAATPGTDTSL; translated from the coding sequence GTGGCCACATTGTGCAGCCAGCCTGCGCTGGCTGCACTCAATACTTACACTCATGCAAATGGATCGACAGTTGTTAATATTAATCAGGCTGATGCAAATGGTCTTTCTCATAATATGTATCAGAATTTTAACGTCACCAGTGATGGAATGGTCCTGAATAATAGCACGACAGATTTAGTGCGTGACAAAGGTGATCTTGCGCGAAACAGCAATCTGGATAAGTCAGCCAGCCTTATCCTGAATGAAGTTATCTCAAAAAGCTCATCTTCACTGAATGGCTATATTGAAGTCGCCGGTCAAAAAGCGGATGTCATTATCGCCAACCCGAATGGTATTACCTGCTCTGGCTGTAGCTTTATTAACACCGGACGCGCCACGCTGACCACCGGAACGCCCACCTTTACCGAGGGTGCATTGACTGGTTTCAATGTGGCGAAAGGCACGATTACGGTTAATGGTAATGGCCTGAAAGGTGCCGATTACACCGACCTTCTGGCGCAGAAAATTAATATTCAGGGACAGATCGCTACTACTCAATTACAAGCGATTGCTGGTATCTATGATTACAATATCGCTTCCGGTTCGGCGACAGCGACTGGAACGGCCAAAGCCTACGGCAACACCATTGATGTCAGCGCGCTGGGTGGGTCAACTGCGGGAATTATTCAGCTGCAGACTACTGATGCCGGAGCGGGTGTCAATAATAGCGGCATACTGAATGCGACTAATCTCTACATTGCAGCTAATGGCACATTAACCAATAGCGGCACGATTGAAACCGGACTGCTTAGCGCCACCGCAGGTGGCAGCATAACGAACAGAGGAACACTGTCTGCCAGCCAGGCTGTTCTGCAGACAACGGACGCGTTCACCAATAACGGCACCATTAAAACGACGGATTACGCCACCATCGTCAGCCTGGGAAAAATTTCTAACAACAATAATGCGCAAATTGATGCTGCTGGTGCTGTAAATATTGTTTCTCTGGCCGGTAATATTGAGAACAGAGGAACAATCACGACGCCAAAAACGTTGGCCATGCAGACCGGTTATAATACGGTTGACGGCGTCGTCACGGCTGTCGCCAACACCAGCCTGCTCAATTCAGGGGCAATTCAGGCTGGAAACCTGAGTATGAATGCCGTTAAAGAGGTCAGCCTCCTGTCTGGCGGAGACGTGACTTCACAGGGGACAGCCTATGTTTCTGCGATAAAGGTCTCTAACGCGGCGACTCTGACCGCTCAGAGTGCCTCTGTTATGGCGAATGAGGTCAGCAATCAGGGCGTCATGCAGGCAACCGGACTGTTAAACGTGTCGGGCAAAAACGGCATATCTAATAGCGGTACCATGAAGGCGGAAACGCTGACACTGGCGACAGACAAGAAAATCAGTAACTCATCCTGTTTACTCTGGGTGCTGTGCAGTAAAGGTACGATGTCAGCCGATAAAATCTCGATTACCGCACCGAAGATCGCCGCGATTGGTGATTTAGATGGTACTTATACGACGCAGGTACTTGAACTGAATAAGCCTGCGGCGACCCCGGGAACGGACACCAGCCTGTAA
- a CDS encoding ShlB/FhaC/HecB family hemolysin secretion/activation protein, which translates to MSIKYKITSSASAYLLIFFAAVTFSFPDQAKAAPALTESNGNINALQQDRVRKAQLMPEPQRAASEQQRFRAEEIPFPHEEKCYLIDKVSLKQDNKKLHLEKLRYFTSQAEGKCLGIAGIKLLAKTLQNEIIRAGYITTRVNLPEQNLSGGELKFDINAGKVGKIVLNKSGDDYINLTSTLPFKAGDVLELSDLEQGSLNLQRVPGSQVNVNLVPGSGKGESDIYIQRRQDKYWQVGAWLNDAGSVATGRYQGGAALYLNNITSLSDTLYVSYGHDIAPKHTIKGNSNKSIGYSIPWGYWWLDLYASHSDYRQFMTGNWAKWTLNNKNHYYSAQLNRLISRTVHQTSTVGLQIFDTESRYSLDDFDLVSMHKRSAGWKAVLQHQINVDNAGLATTLSYQRKMPWFNSSNTVEQEYGLIDKQGRIVTLDLEGSVNFRVYENWLNYSPHISLQYSPDSLSSLNRFSLANRWTVRGFDGEYSLQDNKGGYWRNDLSWIIPGQPIQPYIGVDAGQVYGNYNQLYYKGKTVIGSVVGLRGKLLQTRFDLFAGTPLKKPQAFHTDPLTLGFSLQWKY; encoded by the coding sequence ATGAGCATTAAATATAAAATAACGTCATCTGCATCCGCTTATCTTCTTATTTTTTTCGCTGCAGTAACCTTTTCCTTTCCTGATCAGGCGAAAGCTGCACCCGCTCTCACAGAGTCAAATGGGAATATCAATGCACTGCAACAGGATCGGGTACGCAAAGCGCAACTGATGCCTGAACCGCAGCGGGCAGCGTCTGAACAACAGCGCTTCCGGGCAGAAGAGATTCCCTTTCCGCATGAAGAAAAATGTTATCTTATCGATAAGGTCTCTTTAAAGCAGGATAACAAAAAACTTCACCTCGAAAAATTAAGGTATTTTACTTCTCAGGCAGAAGGAAAATGTCTGGGTATCGCGGGTATAAAACTGCTGGCAAAAACTCTGCAAAATGAAATCATCCGGGCGGGATATATCACCACACGTGTTAATTTACCGGAGCAGAACCTGTCAGGTGGTGAATTAAAATTTGATATTAATGCCGGTAAAGTGGGAAAAATCGTTCTTAATAAATCCGGAGACGACTATATCAATTTAACCAGCACATTACCGTTCAAAGCGGGTGATGTGCTTGAACTCAGCGACCTTGAACAGGGTAGTCTTAATCTTCAGCGAGTACCGGGATCGCAGGTTAACGTCAATCTGGTGCCTGGCAGTGGCAAAGGTGAAAGCGACATTTATATCCAGCGCAGGCAGGATAAATACTGGCAGGTGGGTGCATGGCTCAATGATGCTGGCTCGGTTGCAACAGGCCGATATCAGGGTGGTGCAGCGCTCTATCTGAATAATATTACCTCACTCAGTGACACCCTTTATGTCTCTTATGGCCACGATATTGCCCCGAAGCACACGATAAAAGGTAACAGTAATAAATCGATAGGTTATTCAATCCCCTGGGGATACTGGTGGCTCGATCTCTACGCCAGTCACAGTGACTACCGACAATTTATGACCGGAAACTGGGCAAAATGGACGCTGAATAATAAGAACCATTATTACAGTGCGCAACTCAATCGGCTGATTTCACGAACCGTACATCAGACCAGCACGGTTGGCCTGCAAATATTTGATACGGAATCGCGTTACTCTCTGGATGATTTTGACCTTGTCAGCATGCATAAAAGAAGTGCGGGCTGGAAAGCGGTGCTGCAACATCAAATCAATGTTGATAATGCAGGTCTCGCAACCACGCTAAGTTACCAAAGAAAGATGCCCTGGTTTAACAGCAGTAATACTGTTGAGCAGGAGTATGGACTCATTGATAAGCAAGGTCGGATTGTCACTTTAGATCTTGAGGGTTCCGTCAACTTTCGTGTCTATGAAAACTGGCTGAATTACTCCCCTCATATCAGCCTGCAATATTCGCCCGATAGCCTCTCGTCACTTAACCGCTTTTCGCTGGCAAACCGCTGGACGGTGCGCGGTTTCGATGGTGAATATTCTCTTCAGGACAATAAGGGAGGGTACTGGCGCAACGATCTTAGCTGGATAATCCCCGGCCAACCGATTCAGCCCTATATCGGTGTTGATGCAGGCCAGGTCTATGGCAATTACAACCAGCTGTATTATAAAGGAAAAACCGTCATAGGCAGCGTTGTCGGCCTGCGGGGAAAACTTCTGCAAACACGCTTTGATCTTTTTGCCGGTACCCCGCTAAAAAAACCACAAGCCTTTCACACTGATCCACTTACGCTGGGTTTTTCATTGCAATGGAAATATTAA
- the metJ gene encoding met regulon transcriptional regulator MetJ, giving the protein MAEWNGEYISPYAEHGKKSEQVKKITVSIPLSVLKILTDERTRRQVNNLRHATNSELLCEAFLHAFTGQPLPDDVDLRKERSDEIPEEAKAIMRQMGVDPDTWEY; this is encoded by the coding sequence ATGGCTGAATGGAACGGCGAATATATCAGCCCATACGCTGAGCACGGTAAGAAGAGCGAGCAGGTCAAGAAGATTACAGTTTCTATCCCATTGAGCGTGCTGAAGATTTTAACGGATGAGCGTACCCGTCGTCAGGTGAATAACCTGCGTCACGCTACCAACAGCGAGCTGCTTTGCGAAGCCTTTTTACATGCCTTTACGGGTCAACCGCTGCCGGATGATGTCGACCTGCGTAAAGAGCGTAGTGATGAGATTCCGGAAGAAGCAAAAGCAATCATGCGCCAGATGGGTGTCGACCCGGATACCTGGGAATATTAA